Sequence from the Aquimarina sp. Aq107 genome:
TTTTAAAGTGCTGATACAGTCTCTTTTATTGAAGGTAAGTGCTGCCTGATAAAAATCACAAGCAGTTTGTGGAATTCCAATCAGCTCAAAATAGGCCTGTAATAATCCATCTTCTCCTGGAGTCCCATGAACAATATTAAAAGCAGCATCAAAAGTAATTTTAGACCCATTTAAGTTTAACGAAAAATCATTTCGATCTATTGATGCTTTTTCATTATTATCATTGACGTAATACCAGGAATCTTTGGTTATATGAATACGATAAGGTTCATAGATATTTTTGTCCAAATGTTTGTATACTACATTTCCACTTTTAATAGAAATGTCAAATTCACTGGAATAACCTCCCATAAGGATGGCAATATTTTTCTTCATTGAATAAGGTTTACAAACAAAAATATCATTTATCTAACAACAAAAGCTAAAAAGTTTCCGTTTTTATATCTTTGCCGAAACTATCAATTGATACATGGAATTTTTTAAAGGACTTTTGAGATTTATTTGGAGTAAGACATTTCTTATTCAACTAGTAATAGCTGTTGCTATGACGGCAATCTTATGCTTTATAGCACTAAAATGGTTGGATAGCTCTACAAACCACGATCAGCGAATAGTGGTCCCAAGCTTAAGTAAGAAGTCATTGGATGAGGTTAAAATGCTTGTGGAATCCAAAGATTTGCGATTTGAAGTTCAAGATTCAGCAAATTTCAATCCAGATTTTCCAAGATATTCAGTGATAGAACAAAATCCTCCTGCAGGAAATATGGTAAAGGAAAATAGAAAAATCTATGTTACTTTAAATCCATCGGGTTATCGAAAAATTGAAGTTCCAGATGTTATACGTAAAACTAGAAGGCAAGTAGAGCCACGATTGGTAGCTTTAGGCTTTAAGATTGGATCTATAACATTTAAACCTGATCCATCAGATCAAGTGTTAGAACTTAGATATAAAGGAAAGCGATTGAAGCCCGGAGATAAAATAATGAAAACATCAACTATTGACTTAGTAGTAGGAGATGAGAGTGGGAATTTAAGACTTCCTCAATAAAATTAAATTCTTAAATAAAATACTTTTGCAAGAGAATCCGAATATTGAAGAATTAGGACCTAATGAAGATGACTTATATGAACATCATCGTTTTGTCGCTGGCGCAGGTCAGGTTCCACTTCGAGTGGATAAATTTTTGATGAATTTTGTTGAAAATGCTACTCGTAATAAAATACAACAAGCGGCTAAGGATGGTAGTGTTTTTGTAAATGATATCCCTGTAAAGTCAAATCATAAGGTGAAACCAAATGATGTGGTTAGAGTTTTGTTTGCTCATCCCCCTTATGAGAATTTGTTAACTCCAGAAAATATTCCATTAGACATTGTATACGAAGATGATGTTTTGTTAGTGGTTAATAAACCTGCCGGAATGGTAGTGCATCCAGGTCATGGAAATTATTCAGGAACCTTAATTAATGCATTAATCTATCATTTCGACAATCTCCCAAATAATAGTAGTGATCGTCCTGGATTGGTGCATCGTATAGATAAAGATACTAGTGGGTTGTTAGTAATAGCAAAAACCGAAGATGCTATGACACACCTAGCAAAACAGTTTTTTGATAAAACTTCAGAGCGAGAATACGTTGCCATCGCTTGGGGTAATATGAATGAAGATGAAGGAACTATTGAAGGTAATATTGGACGTCACCCTAAGAATAGGTTGCAAAACACAGTTTTTGTGGGAGATGAAGCTGATAAAGGAAAACCGGCAGTTACGCATTATAAAGTTATAGAGCGTTTAGGGTATGTAACCTTAGTTTCTTGCAAATTAGAAACAGGAAGAACACACCAGATTCGTGTGCATATGAAACATATAGGCCATACCTTATTTAATGATGAACGTTATGGAGGAGAAAAAATTCTGAAAGGAACCACTTTTACTAAATATAAACAGTTTGTAGAAAACTGTTTTAAGGTGTTGCCAAGGCAAGCACTGCATGCTAGGACTTTAGGCTTTATACATCCTGTAACCGGTGAGAAAATGCATTTTGAAACTTCTATACCAGAGGATATGACAAAATGTGTAGAGCGTTGGAGGAATTATGCTAAGAATCAATTGGATGCCGAATGATTTTTTTCTTTTAAAATTAAGTTTCCTAATATTAATAAAACGTTACTAAAAACTTTATTTTGA
This genomic interval carries:
- a CDS encoding PASTA domain-containing protein; this translates as MEFFKGLLRFIWSKTFLIQLVIAVAMTAILCFIALKWLDSSTNHDQRIVVPSLSKKSLDEVKMLVESKDLRFEVQDSANFNPDFPRYSVIEQNPPAGNMVKENRKIYVTLNPSGYRKIEVPDVIRKTRRQVEPRLVALGFKIGSITFKPDPSDQVLELRYKGKRLKPGDKIMKTSTIDLVVGDESGNLRLPQ
- a CDS encoding RluA family pseudouridine synthase translates to MQENPNIEELGPNEDDLYEHHRFVAGAGQVPLRVDKFLMNFVENATRNKIQQAAKDGSVFVNDIPVKSNHKVKPNDVVRVLFAHPPYENLLTPENIPLDIVYEDDVLLVVNKPAGMVVHPGHGNYSGTLINALIYHFDNLPNNSSDRPGLVHRIDKDTSGLLVIAKTEDAMTHLAKQFFDKTSEREYVAIAWGNMNEDEGTIEGNIGRHPKNRLQNTVFVGDEADKGKPAVTHYKVIERLGYVTLVSCKLETGRTHQIRVHMKHIGHTLFNDERYGGEKILKGTTFTKYKQFVENCFKVLPRQALHARTLGFIHPVTGEKMHFETSIPEDMTKCVERWRNYAKNQLDAE